TAAAACTATTGTAATAAAAGGTTGACAAATATAAAGTAATTTGTTATAATTATAAAAAACAAATATTTTGGGATGGGGATATTATGTTAAATAATAAAAACAGAAAAATTAATATAAAATAAAAAAAGCCTGGCTTGGAGCCGGGCTTTTTTGTTTCTTTGAATTAATATATCAAGTGATATATTAATTTTGTTTTTCATGAAAGTTTTCCGAAACAGCAAAGAATTGCTTAGTATTATTACGGTTCTCCCACGAAAAGAGTGGGTAATTAGGAAAAAGGCAATTTACCTAAAGCCAAAAAAATAGTAATGGATAAATACTTAAAAGATTTAAAACCATAAGCTCTTTTGAAAAAATGGTTTTTTGCTAATTTTGTTTCTAATTCTTAATCCCTTTTTTTTAACATTCTTGTAGTTGTTTTTACATTTTGGAAATCCCCTTTTTATTAACTTTTCTCAACTCTTTTCTTTTCATTTGCCTCACCTCTCTCATCTCTTCATTTAAAATAAAAACAATCAATATAATAATTTAAATTAGTATAATTCTGATTAGTATAAAAAATCCGGCACTCACTAACACATTACAGAGATCAGCACATTTAAATAGCACCGTCTCTTTAAAGCAGGAATGCCGGAATAATGCAGGGTTGTGCCGGTATTTATTTCAAGGAGGGATATTTAAATTTAAAATAAAAATCTTATTGACAATACATCATATTTGATGTATAATTATAATATAAATAAAAAAAGAGGGAAATTATGGAAAATATAGAAATCAAATTTGATACCAAAGTAGAAAAATACTTGAGAAAATTAGAAAATAGTTCAAAAAATGAAGATATAGAACTTCTTGCTGAAATTTTCAGGACACTTGAATTATTAAAAAAATTAGGTACATCTCTAGGATCACCCTATTCTAAAATTATCAAAGGTTATAAATATAAAAACATTTCTTTGAGAGAACTAAGAATAAAATCTCACGTCCAATTAAGAATTTTTTATTTCATAAAAAATAATGTTATATTTATTTTATTCGATTATAATATAAAGAAAACACAAAAATTTGGTTCAACTATATTAGATCCTATTTTCAGAAAAATGAAAAGAATAATAAATGAAATGGAGGAATCAACATGAGTAAAGTAAAATTGTATGATTTTGACGAATATAAAAAACAAGCTTTAAAAAGAAATTCAAAACTAAAAGAAAAGTATGATGATCTTGATTTAAAATATCAAGTTATAGCTGCAGTTATTGAATATCGCAAAAAAAACAATTTAACTCAGCAAGAGTTTGCTCGCAAAATTGGAATTTCTCAACAAGCACTCTCGAGGTTTGAGCGTGGAATAATTAATCCAAGGGTCGATTTTTTAAACAAAATTCTTAGAGCTGCTGGAAAAACGGTTATAATAAAATAAAGAGGAGTATTGTATTTGTCAAGTGAACGGAGGACGTGATTACAATTGAAAAATGGTTCTTTCTAAAATTACTTGAAGATTTTTATTAAACTCTTTAGTATTACACTATTTAAATCAAAAAGATTTATTATTGCTAGATATTTATTATAATTCAAGCGATATATATGTTATATTCGTTTTTTTATCAAGTAAAATCAGAAAAACCCTGAAGTTATAAATAATTACATTAATTTAAATGCACCAGATAGTTTTATATTGGACGGAAAACAAACTTTCAAAGAGTTTTTATCAGAAATAATTCAAGAATTGTATAATGAAGGGCAAATTAAGTTTGCATAAGGAATAATGGGGAGAATTTCTCCCCATTTTATTTTACCAATGTACTATTTAAAAATTCTTCTATGTTTTTTTGGGTAATTCTATATGTTTTTCCAACTCGAGAAGCTCTAATTTTTCCTGTTCTAATGTATCTTCTTACAGTATCAGAATTTACTTTTAATATTTTAGCAACTTCAGCAGGAGTGTAAACTTTTAAAGAATCAGCATCGTTTAAAGATTCAACTTGAATATTTTTAGGAGTATATCCATAAGTTTCTTTGAAATCGAGAATTTCTATTCCTATAACATTTCCATTTTCATCAATGTCAGCATTGAATGTCATATCATCATTTAAAGATATTGTTTTAACTATTTTATTATTTTTCTCCTTTGAAAAATAAATATATGCAGAATCAGTTGATTTTTCATAAGTCATTCTCATGATCATACCTCCTTTGAATTCGATTTTTCTATATAAAGTGAGCCGGGATTAACCCAGCGTCACAGTTATTACAATTTTTTTGTTATTTTCTTCAACATAAACAATACGGATAATTTTAGAATTAAGTGTTTTTATTGAAATCCTTTTATTACCTTTTCCGGGGTGGATGATATCTGGATTCTCAAGTGTTTCAAGTACATCATTCTTAGATATTCCTCTTTCTTCAGCTCTTTGTAGGGCGTGGAGGCTAAATTCAATATCTATAATACCACCTCCAAAGATTTATTAACAATATTATTATACAATATTTTATATATTTTATCAAGTGTTTATATGTGTTTATAATATTTTATATTTGAAAGGAGTGAAAATATTGCAAGAAGTGAAATAAAGCCAAGCGAAATTCAGATTATAAGTGTTATGGATGATGTTGGTGTAAATGGTAAAATAAAAAAGAACAAAAAGAGGAAAATAAAAATGTGCAAAATAGATAAAAAAACAAAGAAACAGTTTTAATTATCCATGTTGGAATGTATATAAATATTGCAAGATATTCGAGATGGATAAAATAATTAGATATTTTATTTATTAATAAAAGATAATGAAAAAGACGATGTTATAAGTGTTAATATTTTAGAGGTTGGAGGTAATTTGAAAAAAGTATTGACTATAGGTGAAATGTTAATTGATTTTATATGTTTGGATAAAAATAAAGATTTATCAAAAGGAGTTCGTTTTGAAAAAAAAGCTGGTGGAGCTCCAGCAAATGTTGCTGCTGTTGTATCTCTTTTAGGTGGTGAAAGTTCGATTTTAGGAAATGTAGGAAATGATTCTTTGGGTATTTTTCTAGTAAATAAGATGAAGGAATATAATGTAGATATTTCTCTAAAGGGGAAAAAGATTGTTTTAAGATTGTTAAGTTTGCTAATGAAGTAGGAGAAATGATTTGTACAAAAAAGGAGCGTTAATAGCTTTAGAGGACATAAGAAAAAGGGTGGGTTAATTCCCTTTTTAAACTACGATATTTTGATTTAGTATCCCATTTTTAAAATTATTAATATTTTCTAATGTGGTTTCAGCAATATTAGTTAAAGCTTCTTGAGTAAAAAAACCTTGATGACCAGTAATTAATACATTTGGAAATGTAGTTAGTCTAAGAAATGTTTCATCATCAATGATTTCTTCTGATAAATCTTCAAAGAAAATATTTTCTTCTTCTTCATAAACATCTAATCCAAGATAACCTATTTTTTTGATTTCAATCCATCTATTACAGCTTTTGTATCTATTAAACCTCCGCGGCTTGTGTTTATTATCATTACACCCTTTTTCATCAAATTAATTGTATTTTTATTTATGATATGGTATGTATCTTTATTTAAAGGACAGTGTAAAGAAATAATATCTGATTTTTTAAATAATGTATTTAAATCAACATATTCTCCAATAAATTTATCATTTAGGAATTTGTCATATCCTAAAATTTTCATGACAAACCCTTTTAAAATATTTGCTGTAATTCTTCCGATTTTTCCAGTGCCAATAATACCAAC
This is a stretch of genomic DNA from Marinitoga sp. 1197. It encodes these proteins:
- a CDS encoding type II toxin-antitoxin system RelE/ParE family toxin — encoded protein: MENIEIKFDTKVEKYLRKLENSSKNEDIELLAEIFRTLELLKKLGTSLGSPYSKIIKGYKYKNISLRELRIKSHVQLRIFYFIKNNVIFILFDYNIKKTQKFGSTILDPIFRKMKRIINEMEEST
- a CDS encoding helix-turn-helix domain-containing protein, giving the protein MSKVKLYDFDEYKKQALKRNSKLKEKYDDLDLKYQVIAAVIEYRKKNNLTQQEFARKIGISQQALSRFERGIINPRVDFLNKILRAAGKTVIIK
- a CDS encoding helix-turn-helix domain-containing protein, producing the protein MRMTYEKSTDSAYIYFSKEKNNKIVKTISLNDDMTFNADIDENGNVIGIEILDFKETYGYTPKNIQVESLNDADSLKVYTPAEVAKILKVNSDTVRRYIRTGKIRASRVGKTYRITQKNIEEFLNSTLVK
- a CDS encoding DUF4258 domain-containing protein codes for the protein MFGGGIIDIEFSLHALQRAEERGISKNDVLETLENPDIIHPGKGNKRISIKTLNSKIIRIVYVEENNKKIVITVTLG
- a CDS encoding PfkB family carbohydrate kinase; the encoded protein is MKKVLTIGEMLIDFICLDKNKDLSKGVRFEKKAGGAPANVAAVVSLLGGESSILGNVGNDSLGIFLVNKMKEYNVDISLKGKKIVLRLLSLLMK